A portion of the Parasedimentitalea marina genome contains these proteins:
- a CDS encoding YHYH protein, which produces MRHANTIKLAALTGMIVIGFVLQSDAQGQPPRRQHTAIAAQDLNLVAATVKVRGSKVKLRATQDTVKISANGIPDHAVGQFPNRGNPHSIQPQRYKFAADTDQLPRVAKAYGMAGLFGVAVNGVPFDPGAAEFWKGNRQSGWQYEALGGAVTLGLDQNYAHVQPSGAYHYHGLPWGLMQQLGWSAEKASPLIGYAADGFPIYAITTDMNGRVREMTSSYQLKSGRRPGGSAPSGRYDGAFVQDYQYRAGSGTLDECNGTQVVTEDFPGGTYAYFLSQDFPVVPRCLKGDADGSFVKRRR; this is translated from the coding sequence ATGCGACATGCGAACACCATCAAACTGGCGGCACTGACCGGCATGATTGTGATTGGCTTTGTGCTGCAAAGCGATGCGCAGGGGCAGCCTCCAAGGCGTCAGCACACTGCGATTGCTGCACAAGACCTCAATCTGGTTGCTGCGACGGTTAAAGTACGAGGCAGTAAGGTTAAGCTGCGCGCTACGCAGGACACGGTTAAGATCAGTGCAAATGGCATCCCGGATCATGCGGTTGGGCAATTTCCAAACCGGGGCAACCCTCATAGCATTCAGCCACAACGATATAAGTTTGCGGCAGATACCGATCAATTGCCTCGGGTCGCCAAGGCCTATGGCATGGCGGGATTGTTTGGAGTTGCGGTCAATGGGGTTCCGTTCGATCCGGGGGCCGCGGAGTTCTGGAAAGGTAATCGGCAGTCTGGCTGGCAGTACGAGGCCCTGGGCGGGGCTGTGACACTGGGGCTGGACCAGAACTATGCCCATGTTCAGCCCAGCGGGGCCTATCACTACCACGGGTTGCCATGGGGGCTGATGCAGCAATTGGGCTGGTCAGCGGAGAAAGCATCGCCCCTGATCGGATATGCGGCGGATGGGTTTCCAATTTATGCGATCACCACCGACATGAATGGTCGGGTGCGGGAGATGACCAGTTCCTACCAGTTGAAATCGGGCCGTCGACCAGGGGGATCAGCGCCGAGTGGGCGTTATGACGGCGCCTTTGTGCAGGACTATCAATATCGGGCGGGCTCTGGAACACTGGATGAATGCAATGGGACGCAGGTGGTGACCGAGGACTTCCCGGGTGGCACCTATGCGTATTTCCTGAGCCAGGATTTCCCGGTGGTGCCGCGCTGTCTGAAGGGAGATGCTGACGGAAGTTTCGTCAAGCGACGCAGGTAA
- a CDS encoding pyruvate carboxylase, translating to MTDFKKILIANRGEIAIRVMRAANEMGKATVAVYAEEDKLGLHRFKADEAYRIGEGMGPVAAYLSIDEMIRVAKESGADAIHPGYGLLSENPDFVDACSRNGITFIGPKAETMREVGDKASARRVAVEAGVPVIPATEVLGDDMDAIRKEATDVGYPFMLKASWGGGGRGMRPIYNEDELEEKILEGRREAEAAFGNGEGFLEKMIQRARHVEVQILGDKQGGMYHLFERDCSVQRRNQKVVERAPAPYLSEEQRTEICALGRKICAHVGYECAGTVEFLMDMDDGKFYFIEVNPRVQVEHTVTEEVTGIDIVRAQILIAEGKSIAEATGKASQDDIALTGHALQTRVTTEDPQNNFIPDYGRITAYRSATGMGIRLDGGTAYAGGVITRYYDSLLTKITAKAPTPEMAIARMDRALREFRVRGVSTNIAFVENLLKHPTFLDNSYTTKFIDETPALFQFSKRRDRGTKVLTYIADISVNGHPETEGRNAPPAELKAPRPPKVAPGNLPYGTRNLLEQKGPQAVADWMKAQRQLLLTDTTMRDGHQSLLATRMRSIDMIKVAPAYAQNLSQLFSVECWGGATFDVAYRFLQECPWQRLRDLREAMPNVMTQMLLRASNGVGYTNYPDNVVQEFVRQAAITGVDVFRVFDSLNWVENMRVAMDAVVQSGKICEGTICYTGDILDPNRAKYDLKYYIGMAKELEAAGAHVLGLKDMAGLLKPAAARVLVKALKEEVGLPIHFHTHDTSGIAGATILAAADAGVDAVDAAMDAFSGGTSQPCLGSIVEGLRNTDRDTGIDIKPIREISDYWEQVRAQYAAFESGIQAPASEVYLHEMPGGQFTNLKAQARSLGLEERWHEVAQTYSDVNQMFGDIVKVTPSSKVVGDMALMMVSQGLTRAEVEDPGTDLSFPDSVIDMMRGNLGQPPKGFPDAFLKKVLKGEAPNLERPGKHLKAVDLEATRADLSTQLDGKSVDDEDLNGYLMYPKVFLDYMGRHRSYGPVRALPTQTFFYGMEPGDEIEAEIDPGKTLEIRLQAIGETDEKGEVKVFFELNGQPRVIRVPNRLVKSTTEARPKAEAGNDNHFGAPMPGVVATVAVQAGQQVHEGDLLLTIEAMKMETGIHAERDAVIKAVHVQPGTQIDAKDLLIELD from the coding sequence ATGACCGACTTCAAGAAAATCCTGATTGCCAACCGTGGAGAGATCGCCATCCGCGTGATGCGCGCCGCCAATGAAATGGGCAAAGCCACGGTCGCGGTCTATGCTGAAGAAGACAAACTTGGCCTGCACCGGTTCAAGGCTGATGAGGCCTACCGCATCGGCGAGGGCATGGGCCCGGTTGCCGCTTACCTCAGCATCGACGAGATGATCCGGGTCGCCAAAGAAAGCGGCGCAGACGCGATCCACCCGGGCTATGGGTTGCTCTCGGAAAACCCTGATTTTGTCGACGCCTGCTCGCGCAATGGCATTACCTTCATTGGCCCCAAGGCTGAAACAATGCGCGAAGTTGGCGATAAGGCCAGTGCCCGCCGGGTTGCAGTCGAAGCCGGCGTGCCGGTGATCCCCGCCACCGAGGTGCTGGGCGACGACATGGACGCCATTCGCAAAGAAGCAACAGACGTGGGCTACCCCTTCATGCTCAAGGCCTCGTGGGGCGGCGGTGGTCGCGGCATGCGCCCGATCTACAATGAGGATGAGCTGGAAGAGAAAATCCTGGAAGGTCGCCGCGAAGCCGAGGCGGCCTTTGGTAACGGCGAAGGTTTTCTGGAAAAGATGATCCAGCGCGCCCGCCACGTCGAAGTGCAGATCCTGGGTGATAAACAGGGCGGCATGTACCACCTGTTTGAGCGCGACTGCTCAGTACAGCGCCGCAATCAGAAAGTGGTCGAACGCGCCCCTGCGCCATACCTCAGCGAAGAGCAACGGACTGAGATCTGCGCATTGGGCCGTAAGATCTGCGCCCACGTGGGCTATGAATGCGCCGGTACCGTCGAATTCCTGATGGATATGGACGACGGCAAATTTTACTTCATCGAAGTAAACCCAAGGGTGCAGGTGGAACACACTGTCACCGAGGAAGTCACCGGCATCGACATCGTGCGCGCCCAGATCCTGATCGCCGAAGGCAAATCCATTGCCGAGGCCACCGGCAAAGCCAGCCAGGATGACATCGCGCTGACCGGCCACGCCTTGCAGACCCGGGTCACAACCGAGGATCCGCAGAACAACTTCATCCCTGACTATGGCCGCATCACCGCCTATCGCTCGGCCACCGGTATGGGCATTCGTCTGGACGGCGGCACCGCATATGCAGGCGGCGTGATCACCCGCTATTATGACAGCCTGCTGACCAAGATCACCGCCAAGGCGCCGACCCCAGAAATGGCCATCGCCCGCATGGACCGCGCCCTGCGCGAATTCCGGGTACGTGGTGTCTCCACCAACATCGCCTTTGTCGAGAACCTGTTGAAGCACCCGACCTTTCTGGACAACAGCTATACCACCAAGTTCATTGACGAGACACCGGCCCTGTTCCAGTTCTCCAAACGTCGTGACCGGGGAACTAAGGTTCTGACCTACATCGCAGACATTTCGGTCAATGGGCATCCTGAAACCGAAGGCCGCAACGCACCGCCCGCCGAACTGAAAGCGCCGCGCCCGCCCAAAGTCGCACCAGGCAACCTGCCCTATGGCACCCGCAACTTGCTGGAGCAAAAAGGCCCGCAAGCTGTTGCCGACTGGATGAAGGCCCAGCGGCAGTTACTGCTGACCGACACCACCATGCGCGACGGTCACCAATCCCTGCTGGCCACCCGGATGCGCTCGATTGACATGATCAAAGTGGCCCCGGCCTACGCGCAAAACCTCAGCCAGCTGTTCTCGGTTGAATGCTGGGGCGGCGCCACCTTTGACGTCGCCTACCGGTTCTTGCAGGAATGCCCCTGGCAGCGCCTGCGCGACCTGCGCGAGGCGATGCCAAACGTGATGACCCAGATGTTGCTGCGCGCCAGCAACGGGGTTGGCTATACCAACTACCCCGACAATGTGGTGCAAGAGTTCGTCCGCCAGGCCGCCATAACAGGTGTCGATGTCTTCCGGGTGTTCGACAGCCTCAACTGGGTTGAAAACATGCGCGTCGCCATGGATGCCGTGGTTCAGTCCGGCAAGATCTGCGAAGGCACCATTTGCTACACCGGTGACATTCTCGATCCAAATCGCGCCAAATATGACCTCAAGTACTACATCGGCATGGCCAAAGAGCTCGAGGCCGCTGGCGCCCATGTTCTGGGTCTCAAAGACATGGCGGGCCTGCTAAAGCCGGCCGCAGCCAGGGTGCTGGTCAAGGCCCTTAAGGAAGAGGTCGGCCTGCCGATCCATTTCCACACCCATGACACCTCCGGCATTGCCGGCGCCACCATTCTGGCCGCGGCTGATGCAGGCGTCGATGCGGTGGATGCGGCTATGGACGCCTTCTCGGGTGGCACCTCGCAGCCCTGCCTCGGCTCGATTGTCGAAGGTTTGCGTAACACCGACCGCGACACCGGCATCGACATCAAACCGATCCGCGAAATCTCGGACTATTGGGAGCAGGTGCGTGCGCAATATGCCGCGTTTGAAAGCGGCATCCAGGCCCCGGCGTCCGAGGTCTACCTGCACGAGATGCCCGGTGGTCAGTTCACCAACCTCAAGGCACAGGCCCGCAGCCTGGGTCTGGAAGAGCGCTGGCACGAGGTCGCGCAGACCTATTCGGATGTGAACCAGATGTTCGGCGATATCGTCAAGGTCACGCCCAGCTCCAAAGTGGTTGGCGATATGGCCCTGATGATGGTCAGCCAGGGCCTGACCCGCGCCGAGGTCGAAGATCCAGGCACTGATTTGTCTTTCCCCGACTCGGTCATCGACATGATGCGCGGTAATCTGGGCCAGCCGCCCAAAGGCTTCCCCGACGCGTTCCTCAAGAAAGTGCTCAAGGGTGAAGCCCCCAATCTGGAACGCCCCGGCAAGCACCTCAAAGCCGTGGATCTTGAAGCAACCCGCGCTGATCTCAGCACCCAACTGGACGGAAAATCCGTCGACGACGAAGATCTGAATGGCTACCTGATGTACCCCAAGGTGTTCCTCGACTACATGGGTCGCCACCGCAGCTATGGCCCGGTGCGCGCCTTGCCAACCCAGACCTTTTTCTACGGCATGGAACCGGGCGACGAGATCGAGGCCGAAATCGATCCCGGCAAAACCTTGGAAATCCGCCTGCAGGCCATCGGTGAAACCGATGAAAAAGGCGAAGTCAAAGTGTTCTTCGAACTGAACGGCCAGCCACGGGTCATCCGGGTGCCAAACCGCTTGGTGAAATCTACCACCGAGGCCCGTCCCAAGGCCGAGGCCGGCAACGACAACCACTTTGGCGCTCCCATGCCTGGCGTCGTGGCCACCGTTGCAGTCCAGGCAGGACAGCAGGTTCACGAAGGCGACCTGCTGCTGACCATCGAAGCCATGAAAATGGAAACCGGTATCCACGCCGAACGCGATGCGGTAATCAAGGCCGTGCATGTTCAGCCCGGCACTCAGATCGACGCCAAAGACCTGTTGATCGAGCTGGACTAA
- a CDS encoding alpha-hydroxy acid oxidase: MDLHSRYPAIADLARQAQRRLPPFVWEYLDSATGTEATKTRNRAALDRVGFLPSILHGPLEVDLSTTLFGEKLPLPFGVAPVGMSGLIWPDAEGHLARSAAAAGIPYTLSTVASQSPEDLAPHLGEQAWFQLYPPKDPDIRIDMLARAKSAGFKVLVLTVDVPVASRRERQMRSGLTQPPRLTPRLLAQTLANPTWALGMARRGMPHMRTLDKYITGNLGNLSSTAHIGYLLRTSPDWEYVQWLRDHWQGPIVIKGVMRPEDAERLQDMGVDALWVSNHGGRQFDASPATIEMLPEIRRATTLPLIFDSGVEGGLDMLRALALGADYIMLGRAFHFALAALGEPGPAHLIDILKQDLKSNMGQIGATDVTSLPLTRTLGPAHQLPI, translated from the coding sequence ATGGATTTACACAGCCGCTACCCCGCCATCGCTGATCTGGCCCGCCAAGCCCAACGTCGCCTGCCACCATTCGTCTGGGAGTACCTGGACAGCGCCACCGGCACTGAGGCCACCAAGACCCGCAACCGCGCGGCACTGGATCGGGTCGGTTTTTTGCCCTCAATCCTGCACGGCCCCTTAGAGGTCGATCTGAGTACCACGCTGTTTGGTGAGAAACTGCCGCTGCCCTTTGGGGTAGCACCGGTTGGCATGTCCGGGTTGATCTGGCCCGACGCCGAGGGTCATCTGGCCCGCAGTGCCGCTGCCGCCGGCATACCTTATACTCTGTCCACTGTTGCCAGCCAATCGCCCGAGGATCTGGCACCGCATCTGGGGGAACAAGCCTGGTTCCAGCTGTATCCACCAAAAGACCCAGACATCCGCATCGACATGCTCGCCCGCGCAAAATCCGCCGGGTTCAAAGTGCTGGTGCTGACGGTGGATGTACCAGTGGCCTCGCGCCGGGAACGTCAGATGCGGTCAGGGTTGACGCAACCGCCACGGCTGACACCACGCCTTCTTGCCCAGACCCTGGCAAATCCCACATGGGCGCTTGGCATGGCCCGGCGTGGCATGCCGCATATGCGCACCCTGGATAAATACATCACCGGAAATCTGGGCAACCTGTCCTCAACTGCACATATCGGCTACTTGCTACGCACCTCGCCGGATTGGGAGTATGTGCAATGGTTGCGGGATCACTGGCAGGGGCCGATCGTGATAAAAGGGGTAATGCGCCCCGAGGATGCAGAGCGCCTGCAAGACATGGGCGTGGATGCGCTTTGGGTGTCGAACCACGGCGGTCGCCAGTTCGACGCCAGCCCCGCAACGATCGAAATGTTGCCTGAAATCCGCCGGGCCACCACCCTGCCGCTAATCTTTGACAGCGGTGTCGAGGGCGGGTTGGATATGCTGCGCGCACTGGCACTTGGTGCCGACTATATCATGCTGGGACGCGCCTTTCATTTTGCATTAGCCGCCCTTGGAGAACCCGGCCCAGCCCACCTGATCGACATCTTGAAGCAGGACCTGAAATCTAATATGGGACAAATTGGCGCAACTGACGTTACGTCCTTGCCTTTGACAAGGACCCTGGGACCTGCCCACCAACTGCCTATTTAA
- a CDS encoding ATP-dependent helicase: MSSFDEMDAFEGASLSSRAMAARPQPYLDGLNPAQREAVECLQGPVLMLAGAGTGKTKALTARIVHLLTTGSARTNEILAVTFTNKAAREMKERVGGMLGQPAEGMPWLGTFHAICVKLLRRHAELVGLKSNFTILDTDDVIRLLKQLIRAEGIDDKRWPARTLANVIDDWKNRALIPTKVPVADASAYNGKGVDLYAQYQTRLRELNAVDFGDLLLHMVTIFQTHPDILEQYQRWFRFILVDEYQDTNVAQYLWLRLLAAGHKNICCVGDDDQSIYGWRGAEVGNILRFDKDFPGAKVVRLEQNYRSTEHILAAASGVIAGNEGRLGKDLWTAAKGGEKVRLIGHWDGEEEARWIGEEIEAMQRGTRGQGPRDLEQMAILVRASHQMRAFEDRFLTIGLPYRVIGGPRFYERLEIRDAMAYFRVVTSPDDDLAFERIVNTPKRGLGKVALQNIQTTARANGVSQLEGARLAIEGGLIKGKGGTQLRILIENIARWGRLAGDANMTHMDLAEIILDESGYTTMWQNDKTPDAPGRLENLKELVKALENFENLQGFLEHVSLIMDNAASDSGEKVSIMTLHGSKGLEFPAVFLPGWEDGLFPSQRSMDESGLKGLEEERRLAYVGITRAEEICTISFAGNRRVFGQWQSQLPSRFIDELPDQHVEVLTPPGLYGGGYGAAAPAEAPVRSTIEEKMAQADGYNSPGWKRMQSRAGQRGMAQPNAAKPQVIDSTVISSFTMGDRVFHQKFGYGMIAGIDGDKLEVDFDKAGLKKVVASFVSAGDDIPF, translated from the coding sequence ATGAGCAGTTTTGACGAAATGGACGCCTTTGAGGGCGCATCGCTATCCTCGCGTGCAATGGCTGCGCGGCCGCAACCCTATCTTGACGGGTTGAACCCGGCGCAACGTGAGGCTGTTGAATGCTTGCAGGGCCCAGTGCTGATGCTGGCTGGGGCGGGCACTGGCAAGACCAAGGCGTTGACGGCCCGGATTGTGCATTTGCTCACCACCGGGTCGGCCCGCACCAACGAGATCCTGGCGGTGACATTCACCAACAAGGCCGCGCGCGAAATGAAAGAGCGGGTGGGCGGCATGTTGGGGCAACCGGCTGAGGGCATGCCCTGGCTGGGCACCTTCCACGCGATATGCGTCAAACTGCTGCGCCGTCATGCTGAACTGGTCGGGCTGAAAAGCAACTTCACCATTCTGGACACGGATGATGTGATCCGGCTGTTGAAGCAGCTGATCCGGGCCGAAGGCATTGACGACAAGCGCTGGCCAGCGCGGACACTGGCCAATGTGATCGATGACTGGAAAAATCGGGCCCTGATCCCGACCAAGGTGCCAGTGGCGGATGCTTCCGCCTATAACGGCAAGGGCGTTGATCTTTATGCACAGTATCAGACTCGTCTGCGCGAGTTGAACGCGGTGGATTTTGGCGATCTGCTGCTGCACATGGTGACGATATTTCAGACCCATCCAGATATCCTTGAGCAATACCAACGCTGGTTCCGCTTTATCCTGGTGGACGAATACCAAGATACCAATGTCGCCCAGTATCTATGGCTGCGACTGCTGGCGGCAGGACATAAGAATATCTGCTGCGTCGGCGATGATGATCAGTCGATCTATGGCTGGCGTGGCGCCGAGGTTGGCAATATCCTGCGCTTTGACAAGGATTTCCCCGGCGCCAAGGTGGTCCGGCTGGAACAGAACTACCGCTCGACGGAACATATTCTGGCGGCGGCCTCTGGGGTTATTGCCGGCAACGAGGGCCGGTTGGGCAAAGACCTGTGGACCGCTGCCAAGGGTGGCGAGAAGGTCCGGCTGATCGGCCACTGGGACGGCGAGGAAGAGGCACGCTGGATCGGTGAAGAGATCGAGGCGATGCAACGCGGCACCCGCGGGCAGGGGCCGCGCGATCTGGAGCAAATGGCCATTCTGGTCCGCGCCTCGCACCAGATGCGCGCATTTGAGGACCGGTTCCTGACCATCGGGTTGCCCTACCGGGTGATTGGCGGGCCACGGTTTTATGAGCGGCTCGAGATTCGCGATGCCATGGCCTATTTCCGCGTGGTGACCAGCCCGGATGATGACCTGGCGTTTGAACGCATTGTGAATACGCCGAAACGCGGTCTGGGCAAGGTTGCGCTGCAAAACATCCAGACCACGGCGCGGGCCAATGGAGTGTCGCAGCTGGAGGGCGCGCGTCTGGCGATTGAAGGCGGATTGATAAAGGGTAAGGGCGGCACGCAGCTGCGCATATTGATCGAAAATATAGCCCGTTGGGGGCGCTTGGCCGGTGACGCCAACATGACCCATATGGATCTGGCCGAGATCATTCTGGATGAATCTGGCTATACAACCATGTGGCAGAACGACAAGACGCCGGATGCGCCTGGGCGGTTGGAAAACCTTAAGGAATTGGTCAAGGCGCTGGAGAATTTCGAGAACCTTCAGGGTTTTCTGGAACATGTCAGCCTGATCATGGACAACGCGGCCAGTGATTCCGGGGAAAAGGTGTCGATCATGACGCTGCACGGCTCTAAGGGGCTGGAGTTCCCGGCGGTGTTTTTACCGGGCTGGGAGGACGGACTGTTCCCCTCGCAGCGGTCGATGGACGAAAGCGGCCTAAAAGGTCTCGAGGAAGAGCGCCGTCTGGCCTATGTCGGCATCACCCGTGCCGAGGAAATCTGTACCATATCCTTTGCTGGCAATCGTCGGGTGTTTGGGCAGTGGCAGTCACAGTTGCCATCGCGGTTCATTGACGAGCTGCCCGATCAGCATGTCGAAGTGCTCACGCCGCCGGGCCTGTATGGCGGTGGTTATGGTGCGGCAGCTCCGGCTGAGGCGCCAGTGCGATCGACCATCGAAGAAAAGATGGCGCAGGCGGATGGGTATAATTCGCCGGGCTGGAAACGCATGCAGTCGCGGGCCGGACAGCGCGGTATGGCGCAGCCAAATGCCGCCAAGCCGCAAGTGATCGATTCGACGGTAATCTCCAGCTTTACGATGGGCGACCGGGTGTTCCACCAAAAGTTTGGTTACGGGATGATTGCCGGTATCGACGGCGACAAGCTGGAAGTGGATTTCGACAAGGCCGGGCTGAAAAAAGTCGTCGCCAGCTTTGTCTCGGCAGGCGATGATATTCCGTTCTAG
- a CDS encoding phosphodiesterase, whose product MKFIHLTDLHLVSPGTELAGSDPSARLTDCLKDIEQWHSDARFCVISGDLADTANPAAYAWLKEQLAGFSIQTFLMLGNHDDRTVFQSVFEDHHCDDNGFIQHSHKTKDGLFIFLDTTKDGASAHEGQLCPQRLDWLRTQLINAGDTPVYLFMHHPPFDIGIAYVDDIKLVEHQDFAAVLKRGKNIRHVFFGHVHRSAYVQWNGLSFTSLPSLNHQVPLVPTSVGTTYSSEPAGYGVVLLNDGQMTVHFDAFLNRSAIT is encoded by the coding sequence ATGAAATTCATTCACCTTACTGACTTGCATCTTGTCTCTCCCGGCACTGAACTGGCCGGCTCCGATCCGTCTGCCCGTCTTACAGACTGTCTTAAAGATATTGAACAATGGCACAGTGATGCGCGTTTCTGTGTCATTTCCGGCGACCTGGCGGACACAGCTAACCCTGCGGCCTATGCTTGGCTAAAAGAACAGCTGGCCGGGTTTTCCATCCAGACCTTTCTCATGCTTGGAAATCACGACGACCGCACTGTTTTCCAAAGCGTCTTTGAAGATCATCACTGTGACGACAATGGGTTTATCCAGCACAGCCACAAGACAAAGGATGGCCTGTTCATATTTCTGGACACCACAAAAGACGGTGCCAGCGCACACGAGGGACAATTATGCCCGCAGCGCTTGGATTGGTTGCGCACCCAACTGATCAATGCCGGGGACACGCCTGTGTACCTGTTCATGCATCACCCGCCCTTTGATATTGGCATCGCTTACGTCGATGACATCAAACTTGTGGAGCATCAGGACTTTGCCGCGGTTCTGAAACGGGGCAAGAACATCCGGCACGTGTTCTTTGGTCACGTACATCGATCTGCCTATGTGCAATGGAACGGGCTGTCTTTCACCTCGCTGCCCAGCCTAAACCATCAGGTACCATTGGTACCCACCAGTGTTGGCACGACATATAGCTCCGAGCCTGCGGGATATGGTGTCGTGCTGCTGAACGACGGCCAGATGACGGTGCATTTCGACGCTTTCCTGAATCGCAGCGCGATCACCTGA
- a CDS encoding DUF1127 domain-containing protein produces MAAIDHISRSKLSLFCAPVALAEAAWDRFTQYRLYRKTLVELSMLTRRELADLGLNRSMLKNVAHEAAYGSK; encoded by the coding sequence ATGGCCGCCATTGATCACATCAGCCGCTCGAAACTTTCGCTGTTCTGCGCCCCCGTCGCACTGGCCGAGGCCGCATGGGACCGTTTTACTCAATACCGCCTGTATCGCAAAACACTGGTTGAGCTCTCGATGCTGACACGCCGTGAACTGGCTGACCTGGGCCTGAACCGCTCGATGTTGAAGAACGTCGCACACGAGGCTGCCTACGGCTCCAAATAA
- a CDS encoding Mrp/NBP35 family ATP-binding protein: MAVTLVEINKALGRLALPDGGTLVSRDMVRAVRIEGGKVSFVIEAPNPDIAKMMEPLRRAAEDVVQELDGVQEVSVALTAHGPAAAAPSLKIGGHPKPQAGPLKPAGVQRILAVGSGKGGVGKSTVASNLAVALARQGRKVGLLDADIYGPSQPRMMGASGRPASPDGKIIEPLHAHGVTLMSIGFMLEEDKAVIWRGPMLMGALQQMLGQVNWGELDVLIVDLPPGTGDVQLTLCTKTELSGAIVVSTPQDVSLLDARKALDMFKTLKTPVLGLIENMSFFTCPDCGGEHHIFGNGGVATEAKTLGLPLLGALPIDLETRLAGDNGTPVAAGDGAMAQAYARIAEGLVKGGMA; this comes from the coding sequence ATGGCAGTGACGCTGGTAGAGATAAATAAAGCACTAGGGCGCTTGGCGCTGCCGGATGGGGGTACATTGGTATCACGCGACATGGTGCGGGCAGTGCGGATTGAGGGCGGGAAGGTCAGTTTCGTGATCGAGGCCCCGAATCCAGACATTGCCAAGATGATGGAGCCTTTGCGCCGGGCAGCCGAGGACGTGGTGCAAGAGCTGGACGGGGTGCAGGAGGTTTCGGTTGCCTTGACGGCGCATGGACCTGCCGCCGCGGCGCCGAGCCTAAAGATCGGTGGCCATCCCAAGCCGCAGGCCGGGCCGCTGAAGCCTGCCGGGGTGCAGCGTATTCTGGCGGTGGGGTCTGGTAAGGGCGGGGTTGGTAAATCAACAGTCGCCTCTAATCTGGCGGTGGCGCTTGCCCGACAGGGGCGCAAGGTGGGATTGCTGGACGCGGATATCTATGGTCCCAGCCAACCCCGCATGATGGGGGCCTCGGGGCGCCCGGCCAGCCCTGATGGCAAAATCATCGAACCGCTGCATGCCCATGGCGTCACCTTGATGTCGATCGGGTTCATGCTTGAGGAAGACAAAGCAGTGATCTGGCGCGGCCCAATGTTGATGGGCGCATTGCAGCAGATGCTGGGGCAGGTCAATTGGGGTGAACTGGACGTGTTGATCGTCGACTTGCCTCCGGGGACGGGCGATGTCCAGTTGACGCTGTGTACCAAGACGGAACTGTCGGGCGCCATTGTCGTCTCCACACCGCAAGATGTGTCGCTGCTGGATGCGCGCAAGGCGCTGGATATGTTCAAGACGCTTAAGACACCTGTGCTTGGGCTGATCGAGAACATGTCGTTTTTTACCTGCCCGGATTGTGGCGGCGAGCATCATATTTTTGGTAATGGCGGTGTCGCGACCGAGGCTAAGACATTGGGCTTGCCACTGCTGGGGGCTTTGCCAATTGATCTTGAGACCCGACTGGCCGGCGACAACGGCACTCCTGTGGCAGCGGGGGATGGGGCGATGGCGCAGGCCTATGCCCGTATTGCCGAAGGGTTGGTCAAGGGCGGCATGGCCTAA
- the mraZ gene encoding division/cell wall cluster transcriptional repressor MraZ codes for MGRRFRGESQHKVDTKGRVSIPASFRRVLESGDANWQSGDNPELVIVYGDDDRNFLECYTMEAIDEVDAKIDALPRGSEPRKALQRLFHGRSFPTTVDETGRLVLPAKLRNKIGLKGEAFFIAAGDTFQIWKPETYEQEESAQTDKWLDELPEGYDIMQFLDGAKGAE; via the coding sequence TTGGGCCGCAGGTTCAGAGGCGAAAGCCAACACAAGGTCGATACAAAGGGCAGGGTGTCTATCCCGGCCTCGTTTCGTCGTGTGCTTGAATCTGGCGACGCCAACTGGCAGTCCGGCGACAATCCTGAGCTGGTCATCGTATATGGCGATGACGACCGTAATTTTCTTGAATGTTATACAATGGAGGCAATCGACGAGGTCGATGCCAAGATTGATGCTTTACCGCGTGGCTCAGAACCGCGTAAGGCGTTGCAGCGTTTGTTCCACGGACGTTCTTTTCCCACCACAGTTGATGAAACTGGCCGCTTGGTGCTGCCGGCCAAGCTGCGCAACAAGATCGGCCTCAAGGGAGAGGCTTTCTTTATTGCTGCAGGTGATACTTTTCAGATCTGGAAGCCGGAAACCTATGAGCAGGAAGAATCTGCTCAGACCGATAAGTGGTTGGACGAATTGCCAGAAGGCTATGACATAATGCAGTTTCTTGACGGCGCCAAAGGGGCAGAGTGA